The Primulina tabacum isolate GXHZ01 chromosome 16, ASM2559414v2, whole genome shotgun sequence genome window below encodes:
- the LOC142528659 gene encoding splicing factor U2af small subunit B-like yields the protein MAEHLASIFGTEKDRVNCPFYFKIGACRHGDRCSRLHTKPSISPTLLLSNMYQRPDMITPGVDAQGQLIDPEKMQEHFEDFYEDLFEELNKHGEIESLNICDNLADHMVGNVYVQFREEEQAANALNSLTGRFYAGRPIIVDFSPVTDFREATCRQYEENICNRGGYCNFMHLKRIGRELRRQLFGRSRRRRSRSRSRSPYRHRSHEERSHGGRSDSRRDDDRDYFESHSRRRRSTSPSHKSGRNRIPDRRRDHSPIREGSEERRAKIQQWNREREEAGRANKANDGIADDRKANNHHGNEKIGAH from the exons ATGGCGGAACACTTGGCGTCGATATTTGGGACGGAGAAGGACAGGGTGAACTGCCCTTTTTACTTCAAAATCGGAGCTTGCAGGCACGGAGACCGTTGCTCGCGTCTACACACGAAACCCAGCATAAGCCCCACGCTGTTGCTCTCCAACATGTACCAGCGTCCCGATATGATTACCCCTGGAGTTGATGCTCAGGGTCAACTCATCGACCCTGAAAAGATGCAAGAACATTTCGAG GATTTCTATGAAGACCTTTTTGAGGAACTGAACAAGCATGGAGAAATTGAAAGCCTGAACATTTGTGACAATCTGGCTGACCATATG GTTGGTAATGTTTATGTCCAGTTTAGAGAGGAAGAGCAAGCTGCAAATGCTTTGAACAGTCTGACAGGAAGATTTTATGCTG GACGGCCCATAATTGTCGATTTCTCTCCTGTGACTGATTTTCGTGAGGCAACATGTAGGCAGTATGAGGAAAATATTTGCAACCGTGGTGGTTACTGTAATTTTATGCATCTGAAGAGGATAGGCAG GGAGTTGAGACGTCAATTGTTTGGGAGATCTCGGAGAAGGCGTAGCCGGAGCCGCAGCAGAAGCCCCTACAGGCACCGTAGCCATGAAGAGCGCTCTCATGGAGGTCGCAGTGACAGTAGAAGGGATGATGATCGAGATTACTTTGAAAGTCATAGCAGGAGGCGCAGAAGCACTAGTCCCAGCCATAAGAGTGGTAGAAACAGGATCCCAGATCGCAGGAGGGATCACAGTCCTATTAGGGAAGGAAGTGAAGAGAGACGAGCTAAAATACAGCAGTGGAACAGGGAAAGAGAAGAAGCAGGACGTGCCAACAAGGCTAATGATGGAATTGCTGATGATCGAAAAGCCAACAACCACCATGGCAATGAGAAAATTGGAGCTCATTAA
- the LOC142529529 gene encoding uncharacterized protein At4g22758-like: MGSPKSQREVGHKKNKKGRLAEKASSFHGRASGVASEMLPRPRTVPDLFSGARISGNAAEDMVLRGTPAKLTKLLCKVTVQRSLGPVQVLISLEATVEDLIAAALRQYEKEARRPILLSDASAFDLHYSQFNLESLDRSEKIQELGSRNFFLCPKTAAAVENTACGAVTTSNSSCSSEADAGRKKVMPWLDFMEFLL, from the exons ATGGGGTCACCCAAGAGTCAGCGTGAAGTAGGCCACAAGAAGAACAAGAAAGGGAGGCTGGCGGAGAAAGCGTCGTCTTTTCATGGCAGAGCTAGCGGGGTGGCGTCGGAGATGCTTCCTAGGCCGAGGACCGTGCCGGACTTGTTTTCCGGAGCGAGGATCAGTGGAAACGCGGCGGAGGATATGGTGCTTAGAGGGACGCCAGCGAAGCTGACGAAATTGCTGTGTAAAGTGACGGTGCAGAGGAGTCTCGGTCCGGTTCAGGTGTTGATCTCGCTGGAGGCCACGGTGGAGGATTTGATCGCGGCTGCACTGCGCCAGTATGAGAAAGAAGCACGGCGGCCGATCCTTTTGTCCGATGCTTCAGCCTTTGACCTCCATTACTCACAATTCAACTTAGAAA GTTTAGATCGCTCGGAAAAGATACAGGAATTGGGATCAAGAAACTTCTTTCTCTGTCCAAAAACTGCGGCGGCGGTGGAGAATACTGCATGCGGCGCTGTAACGACGTCGAATTCGAGCTGTTCAAGTGAAGCTGATGCGGGTCGCAAGAAGGTGATGCCTTGGCTCGATTTCATGGAATTTTTGCTGTAA